CATCAGGGCGTCGATAAGCTTTTGGTCGGCGGCATCCTCGGTCGCAGGCTGACTGAAAACAACCGATGGTTCGGGCTCCACCGTGGCCGGAAACAGGTCCGCTCCGTCCACGCGCATCATGGCATAGACGATCGCTGCAACAGTACAGGTGAGCGCGCCGGCATTGACGGTTTCGGCGACAGCGCCGACGTGGTAGCCGGCGGCGGCGATCTGGAGCACAGCGTTCAGCCCGCCATAGAGCGCGACGGCGCAGACGACGAAGACACGAGCGCTGCGGCGGCGCTCGACCAGGTCGGCCGGCCAGGAGGCGATCATCTGCCCGACCGCGAGCGCGATGAAACCGAGCACGATCAGATTGACCACCGTCACCGAGAACCGCACATGGCCGCTGGGCGCAATCCAGACGCAGCCTGCGAAGCTGAAGGCCACCACCAGCGCCCAGATGCATCCGTGCCACCAGCGGAGGCGAAATTCGTCGTCGAACAGGGAGCGTGTGAACAGCCAGAACACCACGATGTCGCCAGTCGACAGCGCGATCAGCGGCGCGTGCAGGAGCGGGATCGGCGACGTCACGTCCACCGAATAGCTCGCCGCATGCGCGGCCGAACCGAGGGCAAAGGCGGTGGCGAGACGGGCCGCCAGCACGTTGCGGAAATCGGAGACCAGCGACGCAGCCAGCATCAGCAGCAGCGCCACGCTGGCGGCGCGGAAGGCGAGCTCTGTTGCCGCAAGGGTCATCGGGTGATGCGATCGGTCGCGGTTGACATCAACCGAACATCCTTCGTCAGGCGGCGCATTTCAAGATGGATCATATCAGAGAAACCATCACCCGCTCCTGTTTCCGGATTTGGTCTCGCCGATATCGCGCGATGACGGCAAATAGACCGTCGCGGCGTTGCGGCGGCGGCGCGACGGAGGCCGTCAAATCGTGTTAGGATCGCCGCAAGAGAGAAGGAATTCACCATGAGCTGGCAACCCTCCAACGATCCCGTGCTCGGCGATCCCATGTCCTGCGATGCGCTCGATCTCGTCATCGTGCCGCGCACGCGCGATCTCGGCGACGGGTTCGCGGTGCGGCGCGCGCTGCCGCACGGCAAGCGGCAGATGGTCGGGCCTTTCATTTTCTTCGACCATTTCGGACCGGTCCAATTCGTCTCCGGCAAGGGCATGGACGTGCGGCCGCATCCGCATATCGGGCTTGCCACCGTCACCTATCTGTTCGACGGCGCGATCATGCATCGTGACAGCGAGGGCAACGTCCAGGAAATCCAGCCCGGCGCGATGAATTTGATGACGGCCGGGCGCGGCATCGCGCATTCCGAGCGCACGCCCGATGTGCAGCGCGCCTCGGGCCAGAAGATGCTTGGCCTGCAAAGCTGGATCGCACTGCCGGCCGGATCGGAGGAGATCGCGCCGTCATTCCAACATTACGGCTCGGGCGATCTGCCTGTTATCTCCGAGCGCGACTTCACCGCGAAGGTGATCGCAGGCTCGTCGTTCGGCGTCACCTCGCCGGTGAAAATGGTCTCGCCCTGGTTCTATACCGAAGTGACCGCCGCCGCCGGCGCGAGCGTGCCTCTCGACCCCGATCATGAGGAGCGCGCGATCTATATCGTCGATGGCGAGGTCGAGATCGCAAACGAGCGTTACGAGGCGCCGCGGCTGCTGATCTTCCGTCCGGGCGACCGCATCACCGTGAAGGCCTTGAAGCCCACCCGGATGATGTTTCTCGGCGGCGATGCGCTGGAAGGTCCGCGCCACGTCTGGTGGAATTTCGTCTCCTCCAGCAAGGAGCGGATCGAGCAGGCCAAGCAGGACTGGAAAACCGGCCGTTTCGCCGCAGTTCCGCAGGAACATGAGTTCATTCCGCTGCCGGAATAGGCTAATCCGGCGTCCGGCCATGCTCTCAGGCGCGGCCGGATGTCCCGATCGCCTTGTCTTTGAAAGCCTTGCCAATGACCGCCATGCTCTCCAGCGACCTGCCCCTGACCAAGCTCGGGCGCGGCAAGGTGCGCGATATCTACGCCGTCGACGACGACCGCCTGCTGCTCGTCACCACCGACCGCATCAGCGCCTTCGACGTCGTGATGGGTGAGACCATCCCGATGAAGGGCGCGGTGCTGACGCAGATCAGCGCGTTCTGGTTCAACGAGCTCGAGGGTGTGGTGCCGCACCACATGATCAGCGCCGACACCGATGAGATCATCGCGGCCGTGCCGGCGTTGCAGCCGCACCGCGCCGAGCTTCTCGGCCGCTCCATGCTCTGCAAGCGCACCACCGTATTCCCGATCGAATGCGTGATCCGCGGCTATCTCTCCGGCTCGGCCTGGAAGGAATATGCCGCCAGCGGCACGCTGGCGGGCGAGAAGCTGAAGGCGGGCCTCGTCGAGAGCGAAAAGCTCGAGCCCTCGATCTTCAGCCCGGCGACCAAGGCCGAGACCGGTCATGACGAGAACATCACCATCGCGAAGATGCGTGAGGTCGTAGGCGACGAGGTCGCCTATACGCTCGAGAGCATGACGCGCGCGATCTACACGCTCGGCGAGGAGCTCGCCCGCGAGCAGGGCATCATCATCGCCGACACCAAGTTCGAGTTCGGCCGCGACAAGGACGGCCGCATCATCCTGATCGACGAGGTGATGACGCCGGATTCCTCGCGCTTCTGGGCAGTCGATGCCTACAAGCCCGGCCAACCGCAGGCGAGCTTCGACAAGCAGCCGTTGCGCGACTATCTCGACGTCGAGCGCCGCGCCGGCCGCTGGAACGGCGACGCCCCACCGCCTCCGCTGCCGGCGAGCGTGGTCGATGCGACCAGCAAGAGATATCTCGAAGCGTATCGGCGGGTGACAGGGGCGGAGCTGAAGATCTAGCAGACAGCGTTTCGAACCGGCGATGGCCGGCGTCAGGCGCTGGGCGCGCGGTCGGCATCCAGGGCCAGCAGAAGCTCGGCAACCCGGTTGGCGGAGGCCGTCCATTCCGCAAGCTTGGCATAATTGTCCGTGAACCAGTTGAATGCGGTCTGGACAACGACGAACGCTGCCGACGCCTGAACCACCTCGCCGAGCGTTATGGTGTCGTCGAGATATTTGGGCAGGCAGAGCAGCAGGCCGACCACCGGCGTCACCAGAAGTCCTGTGTAAGTCACCAGCGTCATCCGCATCAACTGCCAGCAATAGATCCGCCAGATGGCAATCACGGCCTTCAAGGCGGCGCCGACGGCGTGACGGTCGCTGATGCCGGGCCCCTGCT
The sequence above is drawn from the Bradyrhizobium amphicarpaeae genome and encodes:
- a CDS encoding phosphoribosylaminoimidazolesuccinocarboxamide synthase — encoded protein: MTAMLSSDLPLTKLGRGKVRDIYAVDDDRLLLVTTDRISAFDVVMGETIPMKGAVLTQISAFWFNELEGVVPHHMISADTDEIIAAVPALQPHRAELLGRSMLCKRTTVFPIECVIRGYLSGSAWKEYAASGTLAGEKLKAGLVESEKLEPSIFSPATKAETGHDENITIAKMREVVGDEVAYTLESMTRAIYTLGEELAREQGIIIADTKFEFGRDKDGRIILIDEVMTPDSSRFWAVDAYKPGQPQASFDKQPLRDYLDVERRAGRWNGDAPPPPLPASVVDATSKRYLEAYRRVTGAELKI
- a CDS encoding pirin family protein; translation: MSWQPSNDPVLGDPMSCDALDLVIVPRTRDLGDGFAVRRALPHGKRQMVGPFIFFDHFGPVQFVSGKGMDVRPHPHIGLATVTYLFDGAIMHRDSEGNVQEIQPGAMNLMTAGRGIAHSERTPDVQRASGQKMLGLQSWIALPAGSEEIAPSFQHYGSGDLPVISERDFTAKVIAGSSFGVTSPVKMVSPWFYTEVTAAAGASVPLDPDHEERAIYIVDGEVEIANERYEAPRLLIFRPGDRITVKALKPTRMMFLGGDALEGPRHVWWNFVSSSKERIEQAKQDWKTGRFAAVPQEHEFIPLPE
- a CDS encoding helix-turn-helix domain-containing protein, whose product is MTLAATELAFRAASVALLLMLAASLVSDFRNVLAARLATAFALGSAAHAASYSVDVTSPIPLLHAPLIALSTGDIVVFWLFTRSLFDDEFRLRWWHGCIWALVVAFSFAGCVWIAPSGHVRFSVTVVNLIVLGFIALAVGQMIASWPADLVERRRSARVFVVCAVALYGGLNAVLQIAAAGYHVGAVAETVNAGALTCTVAAIVYAMMRVDGADLFPATVEPEPSVVFSQPATEDAADQKLIDALMRLMADERIYRHENITIGVLAGRLKIPEYRLRRLINQRLGYRNFNVFLNNHRIEEAKAALADPAQAEVPVITIAMDAGFQSLGPFNRAFKAVTGVTPTEYRRLKVNAV